A part of Canis lupus familiaris isolate Mischka breed German Shepherd chromosome 4, alternate assembly UU_Cfam_GSD_1.0, whole genome shotgun sequence genomic DNA contains:
- the MRLN gene encoding myoregulin, whose protein sequence is MLDMMCKNWILISTTIPTSPEDEIVGRLLKILFVIFVDFMSIMYVIVTS, encoded by the coding sequence ATGTTGGATATGATGTGTAAAAACTGGATATTAATATCTACTACGATTCCCACAAGTCCAGAAGATGAAATTGTTGGAAGACttctaaaaattttgtttgttaTCTTTGTTGACTTTATGTCTATTATGTATGTCATTGTAACTTCCTAA